In Equus przewalskii isolate Varuska chromosome 22, EquPr2, whole genome shotgun sequence, the following proteins share a genomic window:
- the PLIN2 gene encoding perilipin-2 isoform X5 has translation MSGWELPRWKSLVSTISPLLPPKFLFPGRKMASAAVDPQPSVVTRVANLPLVSSTYDLVSSAYISTKDQYPCLKSVCEMAEKGVKTITSVAVSSALPLIQKLEPQIALANTYACKGLDRIEEKLPILNQPTNQVVANARGAMNGAKDAVTTTVTGAKDSVASTITGVMDRTKGAVTGSVEKTKSVVNGSINTVLGSRMVQLVSSGVENALTRSELLVDQYLPLTEEELEKEAKKVEGFDPMQKPSYYIRLGSLSSKLRSRAYQQALSRVKEVKQRSQATISQLHSTVNLIEFARNNVHSANQKIQDAQDKLYLSWVEWKRNIGHDDTDESHCAEHIESRTLAIARNLTQQLQTTCHTLLCSVQGLPQNIQDQASHLGVMAGDIYSVFHNAASFQEVSEGLLTSSKGQLQKMKESLDDVMDYLVNNTPLNWLVGPFYPQLTESQNAQNKGTE, from the exons ATTTCtttttccaggaaggaaaatggCATCTGCCGCAGTTGATCCACAGCCG AGCGTCGTGACTCGGGTGGCCAACCTGCCCTTGGTGAGCTCCACCTATGACCTCGTCTCCTCCGCTTACATCAGTACCAAGGATCAGTATCCCTGCTTGAAGTCTGTGTGTGAGATGGCAGAGAAGGGCGTGAAGACCATCACCTCGGTGGCCGTGTCGAGTGCTCTGCCTCTCATCCAAAAGCTAGAGCCACAAA TTGCGCTTGCCAATACCTATGCCTGTAAGGGGCTAGACAGGATTGAGGAGAAACTGCCTATTCTGAATCAGCCAACAAACCAG gttGTTGCCAATGCCAGAGGTGCTATGAATGGGGCAAAAGATGCTGTGACGACTACTGTGACTGGGGCCAAGGATTCTGTGGCCAGCACGATCACTGGGGTGATGGACAGGACCAAAGGAGCGGTGACGGGCAGTGTGGAGAAGACCAAGTCTGTGGTCAATGGCAGCATTAACACTGTCTTGGGAAGTCGGATGGTGCAGCTGGTGAGCAGCGGAGTAGAAAATGCGCTCACCAGATCAGAGCTGCTGGTAGACCAGTACCTCCCTCTCACTGAGGAAGAACTAG aaaaagaagccaaaaaagtCGAAGGGTTTGATCCAATGCAGAAGCCAAGTTATTATATCAGACTGGGATCCCTATCTAGCAAGCTCCGCTCACGTGCCTACCAGCAGGCTCTCAGCAGGGTTAAAGAAGTGAAGCAGAGAAGCCAAGCGACCATTTCTCAGCTCCATTCCACTGTTAACCTG ATTGAATTTGCCAGGAACAATGTGCATAGTGCCAACCAGAAAATTCAGGATGCTCAGGATAAGCTCTATCTCTCCTGGGTGGAGTGGAAGAGAAACATTGGCCATGATGATACAGATGAATCCCACTGTGCTGAG cacATTGAGTCACGTACCCTGGCTATTGCTCGCAACCTGACTCAGCAGCTCCAGACCACGTGCCACACCCTCCTGTGCAGCGTCCAGGGGTTACCACAGAACATCCAAGATCAGGCCAGTCACTTGGGGGTGATGGCTGGAGACATCTACTCGGTGTTCCACAATGCTGCCTCCTTTCAGGAAGTGTCGGAGGGCCTCCTCACTTCTAGCAAGGGACAGCTGCAGAAAATGAAGGAGTCTCTGGATGATGTGATGGATTATCTTGTTAACAACACACCCCTCAACTGGCTGGTAGGTCCCTTTTATCCTCAGCTGACCGAGTCTCAGAATGCTCAGAACAAAGGCACAGAGTAG
- the PLIN2 gene encoding perilipin-2 isoform X6 gives MKPRRKVHARFLFPGRKMASAAVDPQPSVVTRVANLPLVSSTYDLVSSAYISTKDQYPCLKSVCEMAEKGVKTITSVAVSSALPLIQKLEPQIALANTYACKGLDRIEEKLPILNQPTNQVVANARGAMNGAKDAVTTTVTGAKDSVASTITGVMDRTKGAVTGSVEKTKSVVNGSINTVLGSRMVQLVSSGVENALTRSELLVDQYLPLTEEELEKEAKKVEGFDPMQKPSYYIRLGSLSSKLRSRAYQQALSRVKEVKQRSQATISQLHSTVNLIEFARNNVHSANQKIQDAQDKLYLSWVEWKRNIGHDDTDESHCAEHIESRTLAIARNLTQQLQTTCHTLLCSVQGLPQNIQDQASHLGVMAGDIYSVFHNAASFQEVSEGLLTSSKGQLQKMKESLDDVMDYLVNNTPLNWLVGPFYPQLTESQNAQNKGTE, from the exons ATTTCtttttccaggaaggaaaatggCATCTGCCGCAGTTGATCCACAGCCG AGCGTCGTGACTCGGGTGGCCAACCTGCCCTTGGTGAGCTCCACCTATGACCTCGTCTCCTCCGCTTACATCAGTACCAAGGATCAGTATCCCTGCTTGAAGTCTGTGTGTGAGATGGCAGAGAAGGGCGTGAAGACCATCACCTCGGTGGCCGTGTCGAGTGCTCTGCCTCTCATCCAAAAGCTAGAGCCACAAA TTGCGCTTGCCAATACCTATGCCTGTAAGGGGCTAGACAGGATTGAGGAGAAACTGCCTATTCTGAATCAGCCAACAAACCAG gttGTTGCCAATGCCAGAGGTGCTATGAATGGGGCAAAAGATGCTGTGACGACTACTGTGACTGGGGCCAAGGATTCTGTGGCCAGCACGATCACTGGGGTGATGGACAGGACCAAAGGAGCGGTGACGGGCAGTGTGGAGAAGACCAAGTCTGTGGTCAATGGCAGCATTAACACTGTCTTGGGAAGTCGGATGGTGCAGCTGGTGAGCAGCGGAGTAGAAAATGCGCTCACCAGATCAGAGCTGCTGGTAGACCAGTACCTCCCTCTCACTGAGGAAGAACTAG aaaaagaagccaaaaaagtCGAAGGGTTTGATCCAATGCAGAAGCCAAGTTATTATATCAGACTGGGATCCCTATCTAGCAAGCTCCGCTCACGTGCCTACCAGCAGGCTCTCAGCAGGGTTAAAGAAGTGAAGCAGAGAAGCCAAGCGACCATTTCTCAGCTCCATTCCACTGTTAACCTG ATTGAATTTGCCAGGAACAATGTGCATAGTGCCAACCAGAAAATTCAGGATGCTCAGGATAAGCTCTATCTCTCCTGGGTGGAGTGGAAGAGAAACATTGGCCATGATGATACAGATGAATCCCACTGTGCTGAG cacATTGAGTCACGTACCCTGGCTATTGCTCGCAACCTGACTCAGCAGCTCCAGACCACGTGCCACACCCTCCTGTGCAGCGTCCAGGGGTTACCACAGAACATCCAAGATCAGGCCAGTCACTTGGGGGTGATGGCTGGAGACATCTACTCGGTGTTCCACAATGCTGCCTCCTTTCAGGAAGTGTCGGAGGGCCTCCTCACTTCTAGCAAGGGACAGCTGCAGAAAATGAAGGAGTCTCTGGATGATGTGATGGATTATCTTGTTAACAACACACCCCTCAACTGGCTGGTAGGTCCCTTTTATCCTCAGCTGACCGAGTCTCAGAATGCTCAGAACAAAGGCACAGAGTAG
- the PLIN2 gene encoding perilipin-2 isoform X7 translates to MLSEVHSRFLFPGRKMASAAVDPQPSVVTRVANLPLVSSTYDLVSSAYISTKDQYPCLKSVCEMAEKGVKTITSVAVSSALPLIQKLEPQIALANTYACKGLDRIEEKLPILNQPTNQVVANARGAMNGAKDAVTTTVTGAKDSVASTITGVMDRTKGAVTGSVEKTKSVVNGSINTVLGSRMVQLVSSGVENALTRSELLVDQYLPLTEEELEKEAKKVEGFDPMQKPSYYIRLGSLSSKLRSRAYQQALSRVKEVKQRSQATISQLHSTVNLIEFARNNVHSANQKIQDAQDKLYLSWVEWKRNIGHDDTDESHCAEHIESRTLAIARNLTQQLQTTCHTLLCSVQGLPQNIQDQASHLGVMAGDIYSVFHNAASFQEVSEGLLTSSKGQLQKMKESLDDVMDYLVNNTPLNWLVGPFYPQLTESQNAQNKGTE, encoded by the exons ATTTCtttttccaggaaggaaaatggCATCTGCCGCAGTTGATCCACAGCCG AGCGTCGTGACTCGGGTGGCCAACCTGCCCTTGGTGAGCTCCACCTATGACCTCGTCTCCTCCGCTTACATCAGTACCAAGGATCAGTATCCCTGCTTGAAGTCTGTGTGTGAGATGGCAGAGAAGGGCGTGAAGACCATCACCTCGGTGGCCGTGTCGAGTGCTCTGCCTCTCATCCAAAAGCTAGAGCCACAAA TTGCGCTTGCCAATACCTATGCCTGTAAGGGGCTAGACAGGATTGAGGAGAAACTGCCTATTCTGAATCAGCCAACAAACCAG gttGTTGCCAATGCCAGAGGTGCTATGAATGGGGCAAAAGATGCTGTGACGACTACTGTGACTGGGGCCAAGGATTCTGTGGCCAGCACGATCACTGGGGTGATGGACAGGACCAAAGGAGCGGTGACGGGCAGTGTGGAGAAGACCAAGTCTGTGGTCAATGGCAGCATTAACACTGTCTTGGGAAGTCGGATGGTGCAGCTGGTGAGCAGCGGAGTAGAAAATGCGCTCACCAGATCAGAGCTGCTGGTAGACCAGTACCTCCCTCTCACTGAGGAAGAACTAG aaaaagaagccaaaaaagtCGAAGGGTTTGATCCAATGCAGAAGCCAAGTTATTATATCAGACTGGGATCCCTATCTAGCAAGCTCCGCTCACGTGCCTACCAGCAGGCTCTCAGCAGGGTTAAAGAAGTGAAGCAGAGAAGCCAAGCGACCATTTCTCAGCTCCATTCCACTGTTAACCTG ATTGAATTTGCCAGGAACAATGTGCATAGTGCCAACCAGAAAATTCAGGATGCTCAGGATAAGCTCTATCTCTCCTGGGTGGAGTGGAAGAGAAACATTGGCCATGATGATACAGATGAATCCCACTGTGCTGAG cacATTGAGTCACGTACCCTGGCTATTGCTCGCAACCTGACTCAGCAGCTCCAGACCACGTGCCACACCCTCCTGTGCAGCGTCCAGGGGTTACCACAGAACATCCAAGATCAGGCCAGTCACTTGGGGGTGATGGCTGGAGACATCTACTCGGTGTTCCACAATGCTGCCTCCTTTCAGGAAGTGTCGGAGGGCCTCCTCACTTCTAGCAAGGGACAGCTGCAGAAAATGAAGGAGTCTCTGGATGATGTGATGGATTATCTTGTTAACAACACACCCCTCAACTGGCTGGTAGGTCCCTTTTATCCTCAGCTGACCGAGTCTCAGAATGCTCAGAACAAAGGCACAGAGTAG
- the PLIN2 gene encoding perilipin-2 isoform X2: protein MASAAVDPQPSVVTRVANLPLVSSTYDLVSSAYISTKDQYPCLKSVCEMAEKGVKTITSVAVSSALPLIQKLEPQIALANTYACKGLDRIEEKLPILNQPTNQVVANARGAMNGAKDAVTTTVTGAKDSVASTITGVMDRTKGAVTGSVEKTKSVVNGSINTVLGSRMVQLVSSGVENALTRSELLVDQYLPLTEEELEKEAKKVEGFDPMQKPSYYIRLGSLSSKLRSRAYQQALSRVKEVKQRSQATISQLHSTVNLIEFARNNVHSANQKIQDAQDKLYLSWVEWKRNIGHDDTDESHCAEHIESRTLAIARNLTQQLQTTCHTLLCSVQGLPQNIQDQASHLGVMAGDIYSVFHNAASFQEVSEGLLTSSKGQLQKMKESLDDVMDYLVNNTPLNWLVGPFYPQLTESQNAQNKGTE, encoded by the exons atggCATCTGCCGCAGTTGATCCACAGCCG AGCGTCGTGACTCGGGTGGCCAACCTGCCCTTGGTGAGCTCCACCTATGACCTCGTCTCCTCCGCTTACATCAGTACCAAGGATCAGTATCCCTGCTTGAAGTCTGTGTGTGAGATGGCAGAGAAGGGCGTGAAGACCATCACCTCGGTGGCCGTGTCGAGTGCTCTGCCTCTCATCCAAAAGCTAGAGCCACAAA TTGCGCTTGCCAATACCTATGCCTGTAAGGGGCTAGACAGGATTGAGGAGAAACTGCCTATTCTGAATCAGCCAACAAACCAG gttGTTGCCAATGCCAGAGGTGCTATGAATGGGGCAAAAGATGCTGTGACGACTACTGTGACTGGGGCCAAGGATTCTGTGGCCAGCACGATCACTGGGGTGATGGACAGGACCAAAGGAGCGGTGACGGGCAGTGTGGAGAAGACCAAGTCTGTGGTCAATGGCAGCATTAACACTGTCTTGGGAAGTCGGATGGTGCAGCTGGTGAGCAGCGGAGTAGAAAATGCGCTCACCAGATCAGAGCTGCTGGTAGACCAGTACCTCCCTCTCACTGAGGAAGAACTAG aaaaagaagccaaaaaagtCGAAGGGTTTGATCCAATGCAGAAGCCAAGTTATTATATCAGACTGGGATCCCTATCTAGCAAGCTCCGCTCACGTGCCTACCAGCAGGCTCTCAGCAGGGTTAAAGAAGTGAAGCAGAGAAGCCAAGCGACCATTTCTCAGCTCCATTCCACTGTTAACCTG ATTGAATTTGCCAGGAACAATGTGCATAGTGCCAACCAGAAAATTCAGGATGCTCAGGATAAGCTCTATCTCTCCTGGGTGGAGTGGAAGAGAAACATTGGCCATGATGATACAGATGAATCCCACTGTGCTGAG cacATTGAGTCACGTACCCTGGCTATTGCTCGCAACCTGACTCAGCAGCTCCAGACCACGTGCCACACCCTCCTGTGCAGCGTCCAGGGGTTACCACAGAACATCCAAGATCAGGCCAGTCACTTGGGGGTGATGGCTGGAGACATCTACTCGGTGTTCCACAATGCTGCCTCCTTTCAGGAAGTGTCGGAGGGCCTCCTCACTTCTAGCAAGGGACAGCTGCAGAAAATGAAGGAGTCTCTGGATGATGTGATGGATTATCTTGTTAACAACACACCCCTCAACTGGCTGGTAGGTCCCTTTTATCCTCAGCTGACCGAGTCTCAGAATGCTCAGAACAAAGGCACAGAGTAG